One stretch of Treponema pectinovorum DNA includes these proteins:
- a CDS encoding translocation/assembly module TamB domain-containing protein: MKTKILKTSLGSLIFLFLVIGVFALIRPVYIRMSDFLSFELQKKVKAINETIGISIAYESLSPSVLAGINIKGITVSDSKSKKQLLKVERATFSYKISDFFSENAIQGIKKLVLDGVTVEFDTIESNSSFENIKNFFIGDSQAKKNDRDAEGSKRSKSFNLAETKLNIPFDIQFRNIRFHYNDLKNDFILVVKNILLLKNSSSDSFVIKTSGRIDFRTDYLKTGDYRFLVAFGFDFSGTIFNDWEGSSFMVKFGEISQADFTLGKLDFLIKYSDSNVSLRTMRTSLPYALLCEANLKNQQISLEGSAKKFEPLKLVKMRKKNPLYEKFEKINFSGTVNASSSFYGVDEFFEKLNFSFEGQCSLPKKILGSEVKFDYDFFSKNQTIFARHFTAEGENLSMDFSGSYDIKTKQPTGVFTLNRFALNNGGIMQTEIYIEPYKNGFMCFAPQLFMDNQTLTALDFKILPSGNSVDFSFEFDDYSHSDYDSSAHVKIEGSYLNEANSVVQASLVASDVFLDSVLKNIAFFLPKETSQKLKDAAQSVENYIFSDEIYFTTDFKSFSFNSPYFILANTKNEREFLTFSLDGSKDTLNMSSLNLQYGEQTANASLGIDFLNGFEDFNFFTQLTLNSLPYNFSGSYTSSFLSVSGDYNFSTAISFEKLISGSIEFASFPFYAGNHLFSSSAVASFSYSKNSGFSVEINRFDIEEAVSSLRIKPHLVFTGSANRYGFVMNSLAYSDTSSALDGKMNVVWSFNDGIFDSIILDLTAKSLVTSEAVNLNVQLKNPEKKSFSLENLKNDFYISSQGFLKSFPASRLLSDQNSDNTLNAEFSLSGTLINPFLTLNVARSSVNFAGYPATFSLNALYDDSSLTVSDFTASWASFKISDFFAIFEPKTYTGEISACLLGEFADLDFNIPLKSQVASLSPDKNPYENFYVMLTSDKMTGTLFPTVAKLDLILTKDKNGFNIVSEQGKGIVASITNEGLISAKSGEISPIGFDMTGSVVSNNLDLSIKNIRSDLKKLSQTISIPYVNFTGGTLSGAVRLTGLTTDPEYTGAVTITKPEFYVPYVSKKIFKTEKLFATAGQNHFIVKPTQFSLGNEPVSVGLDIEFDRWGISYLDCPIETKQGDFIPVDILLPLVRYKGYAGFENFLIRVTPELASFTGKITGENADIEISNSLMDEEASSSLEYFVDLNLQVKNRVQLLFNPLLRGVITPDNFLQLFIDTRTGDFSTKGEVTLRGGEIAWLNRNFYMKQGKVVFNESKEIFDPKITVRAETRERDENNNQITIIMSADSQALSRFNPRFSSTPARSEKQIMELLGNVLSADSENVASLAVAGGDYLMQATVMRSVENALRELLNFDIFSIRTNILQNAVKQSFNRNSSNKQITFGNFFDNSAVYVGKYFGSALYVDALMHWNYDETKVGDNDSVNGLVFQPEFGIEMASPYVNIRLGVSPDLEAIKKSFWMPSTSITLSWKHSF, translated from the coding sequence ATGAAAACTAAAATATTAAAGACAAGCCTTGGTAGCCTTATTTTTCTCTTTCTTGTGATAGGAGTTTTTGCTCTAATTCGTCCTGTTTATATAAGGATGAGCGATTTTCTGTCTTTCGAACTCCAAAAAAAAGTAAAAGCGATTAACGAAACGATAGGAATCAGCATTGCATACGAGTCGCTTTCGCCTTCTGTACTTGCTGGAATAAACATAAAAGGCATAACTGTAAGCGACTCAAAAAGCAAAAAACAACTTTTAAAGGTTGAGCGAGCAACTTTTTCGTATAAAATAAGTGATTTTTTTTCTGAAAACGCAATTCAAGGGATAAAAAAACTTGTTTTGGATGGTGTTACTGTTGAATTTGATACGATTGAAAGCAATTCTTCGTTTGAAAATATAAAAAATTTTTTTATAGGCGATTCCCAAGCAAAAAAAAATGATAGGGATGCAGAAGGCTCTAAAAGGAGCAAAAGTTTTAATCTTGCTGAAACAAAATTGAACATTCCCTTTGATATTCAATTTCGAAACATAAGGTTTCATTACAACGATTTAAAAAACGATTTTATCCTTGTTGTAAAAAATATTTTGCTTTTAAAAAATTCTTCTTCTGATTCGTTTGTCATAAAAACTTCTGGAAGAATTGATTTTAGAACCGATTACTTAAAAACTGGAGATTATCGATTTTTGGTCGCCTTTGGATTTGATTTTTCAGGAACGATTTTTAACGACTGGGAAGGCAGTTCATTTATGGTAAAATTTGGAGAAATAAGCCAAGCGGATTTTACCTTAGGAAAATTGGATTTCCTTATAAAATATTCAGATTCAAATGTTTCATTGCGAACGATGAGAACATCGTTGCCGTATGCGCTTTTGTGCGAGGCTAATTTAAAAAATCAACAGATAAGTCTTGAAGGTTCTGCAAAAAAATTTGAGCCGTTAAAATTGGTTAAGATGCGAAAAAAAAATCCTCTGTATGAAAAATTTGAAAAGATAAATTTTTCGGGAACTGTGAATGCATCTTCTTCTTTTTATGGTGTGGATGAATTTTTCGAAAAATTAAATTTTTCTTTTGAAGGGCAATGCTCGCTTCCAAAGAAAATTCTTGGTAGCGAAGTAAAATTTGATTACGACTTTTTTTCCAAAAATCAAACCATTTTCGCAAGACATTTTACAGCCGAAGGCGAAAATCTTTCAATGGATTTTTCTGGCTCTTATGACATAAAAACAAAGCAGCCAACAGGCGTTTTTACTCTTAATCGTTTTGCCCTAAACAATGGTGGCATAATGCAAACTGAAATTTACATTGAACCTTATAAAAATGGCTTTATGTGCTTTGCTCCGCAACTTTTTATGGACAATCAGACACTTACAGCCTTGGATTTTAAAATTTTGCCTTCTGGAAATTCCGTCGATTTTAGTTTTGAATTTGATGATTATTCGCATTCAGATTACGACTCCAGTGCTCATGTGAAAATTGAAGGTAGTTATCTAAACGAGGCAAATTCCGTTGTGCAAGCGTCGCTGGTTGCTTCCGATGTTTTTTTGGACAGCGTGCTAAAAAATATAGCCTTTTTTTTGCCAAAAGAAACTTCTCAAAAATTAAAAGATGCAGCGCAGAGTGTTGAAAACTATATTTTTTCCGATGAAATTTATTTTACTACAGATTTTAAGAGTTTCTCATTCAATTCGCCTTACTTCATCCTCGCAAATACAAAAAATGAGCGCGAGTTTTTAACTTTTTCGCTTGACGGTTCTAAGGATACCTTAAATATGAGCAGTTTAAACCTTCAATACGGCGAGCAGACTGCAAATGCTTCTTTGGGTATAGATTTTTTGAATGGATTTGAAGATTTTAACTTCTTTACTCAGCTTACCCTTAATTCTTTGCCGTATAATTTTTCAGGCTCGTATACATCATCCTTTTTGAGTGTTTCAGGCGATTACAATTTTTCCACTGCGATTTCGTTTGAAAAACTGATTTCTGGCTCCATTGAATTTGCTTCGTTTCCTTTTTACGCTGGGAATCATCTTTTTTCTTCTTCGGCCGTGGCATCGTTTTCCTATTCGAAAAATTCAGGGTTTTCTGTTGAAATAAATCGTTTCGATATTGAAGAAGCCGTTTCAAGTTTGAGGATAAAACCTCATCTTGTCTTTACAGGCTCGGCAAATCGTTATGGTTTTGTAATGAATTCCCTCGCTTATTCCGACACCTCTTCTGCCTTAGACGGAAAGATGAATGTTGTTTGGAGTTTTAACGACGGAATTTTTGATTCTATAATTTTAGATTTGACTGCAAAAAGTCTTGTCACGAGCGAAGCTGTAAATTTGAATGTGCAGTTAAAAAATCCAGAGAAAAAATCGTTTTCGCTTGAAAATTTAAAAAATGATTTTTATATATCATCTCAAGGCTTTCTAAAATCTTTTCCTGCTTCTAGGCTTTTAAGCGACCAGAATTCCGACAACACTTTAAATGCAGAATTTTCTCTTTCTGGGACTTTGATAAACCCTTTTTTAACTTTAAATGTTGCTCGTTCTTCTGTAAATTTTGCAGGATATCCTGCAACTTTTTCTCTAAACGCTTTATATGACGACTCCTCTTTGACGGTTTCTGATTTTACAGCCTCGTGGGCAAGTTTTAAAATCTCTGATTTTTTTGCAATTTTTGAGCCAAAAACGTATACAGGTGAAATTTCTGCATGCCTTTTGGGTGAATTTGCGGATTTGGATTTTAATATTCCTCTAAAATCGCAGGTTGCAAGCCTTTCGCCAGATAAAAATCCTTATGAAAATTTTTATGTAATGCTTACTTCTGACAAAATGACTGGAACTCTCTTTCCGACGGTCGCAAAATTAGATTTAATTCTAACAAAAGATAAAAACGGCTTTAATATTGTTTCTGAGCAAGGAAAAGGAATTGTTGCTTCTATAACAAACGAAGGTCTTATAAGCGCAAAATCTGGGGAAATTTCTCCGATTGGGTTTGATATGACGGGTTCTGTAGTTAGCAATAATTTGGATTTGAGCATAAAAAATATACGTTCAGATTTAAAAAAGCTTTCTCAAACTATTAGCATTCCTTATGTAAACTTTACAGGCGGTACTCTCTCTGGTGCGGTTAGGCTTACAGGACTCACGACAGACCCAGAATACACAGGGGCTGTTACTATAACAAAGCCGGAATTTTATGTTCCTTATGTTTCTAAAAAAATATTTAAAACCGAAAAACTCTTTGCAACGGCAGGACAAAATCATTTTATCGTAAAGCCGACGCAGTTTAGTTTGGGTAATGAACCCGTGAGTGTAGGCCTTGATATTGAATTTGACCGTTGGGGAATTTCTTATCTTGACTGCCCTATAGAAACAAAACAAGGAGATTTTATTCCTGTTGATATTTTACTTCCTCTTGTGCGCTATAAAGGATATGCAGGTTTTGAAAATTTTTTGATTCGTGTAACTCCAGAACTCGCTTCTTTTACGGGCAAAATAACTGGCGAAAATGCAGATATAGAAATTTCAAATTCCTTGATGGATGAAGAAGCTTCTTCTTCGCTTGAATATTTTGTTGACCTTAATTTGCAGGTAAAAAACAGAGTTCAACTTTTATTCAATCCTCTTTTGCGTGGAGTTATAACGCCAGATAATTTTTTGCAACTTTTTATAGACACAAGAACTGGCGATTTTTCGACAAAAGGCGAAGTTACCTTGCGTGGCGGAGAAATCGCTTGGCTCAACAGAAACTTTTATATGAAGCAGGGAAAAGTTGTTTTTAATGAATCCAAAGAAATTTTCGATCCAAAGATAACTGTGCGTGCAGAAACCCGCGAACGCGACGAAAACAACAATCAAATTACTATAATAATGAGTGCGGATTCTCAAGCGTTGAGCCGATTTAATCCAAGGTTTTCTTCAACACCAGCTCGCTCAGAAAAGCAAATAATGGAACTTTTGGGAAACGTTCTTTCTGCGGATTCAGAAAATGTTGCTTCTCTTGCGGTTGCTGGAGGCGATTAT